The following are from one region of the Etheostoma spectabile isolate EspeVRDwgs_2016 chromosome 15, UIUC_Espe_1.0, whole genome shotgun sequence genome:
- the prpsap2 gene encoding phosphoribosyl pyrophosphate synthase-associated protein 2 isoform X2, whose protein sequence is MNVAKSGYRVFSANSSVACTELAKKITERLGVELGKSVVFQESNRETRVDVKESVRGQTIFIIQTIPRDVNTAIMELLVMAYALKTSCAKNIIGVIPYFPYSKQCKMRKRGSIVSKLLASMLAKAGLTHIITMDLHQKEIQGFFSFPVDNLRASPFLIQFIQEEIPDYRNAIIVAKSPSAAKRAQSYAERLRLGLAVIHGEAQCSESDMADGRHSPPCVRNTTGHTGLELPLMMAKEKPPITVVGDVGGRIAIIVDDIIDDVGDFVAAAEILKERGAYKIYIMATHGLLSADAPRLIEESAIDEVVVTNTVPHEVQKLQCPKIKTVDVSMILAEAIRRIHNGESMAYLFRNITVDD, encoded by the exons ATGAATGTTGCTAAAAGTGGTTATCGCGTCTTTTCGGCGAACTCCTCCGTAGCATGCACAGAGTTGGCCAAGAAGATAACAGA ACGGCTGGGAGTTGAACTGGGGAAGTCGGTGGTCTTTCAGGAATCTAACAGAG AAACTAGAGTGGATGTGAAAGAGTCAGTTCGTGGGCAAACTATCTTCATCATTCAGACCATACCGCG AGATGTTAACACTGCCATCATGGAGCTGCTGGTTATGGCCTATGCCCTCAAGACATCTTGTGCAAAGAACATCATTGGAGTTATTCCTTACTTCCCCTACAGCAAACAGTGCAAGATGAGAAAGAGGGGTTCAATAGTGAGCAAGTTGTTAGCTTCAATGTTGGCAAAAGCAG GATTAACACACATCATCACCATGGACTTGCATCAGAAGGAGATCCAGGGCTTCTTCAGCTTCCCAGTGGACAACTTGCGTGCCTCCCCTTTCTTGATTCAGTTTATCCAAGAAGAG ATTCCTGATTACAGAAATGCCATCATTGTGGCAAAGTCCCCATCAGCAGCTAAAAG GGCTCAGTCCTATGCGGAACGCCTGCGTTTGGGTCTGGCTGTGATTCACGGCGAGGCTCAGTGTTCAGAGTCCGACATGGCTGATGGACGACACTCCCCACCATGTGTACGCAACACCACAGGACACACAGGACTGGAGCTTCCTT TAATGATGGCTAAGGAGAAACCTCCCATAACTGTAGTCGGAGACGTGGGAGGGAGAATTGCCATCATTGTG GATGACATTATAGATGATGTGGGAGACTTTGTTGCAGCTGCTGAGATcctgaaagagagaggagcGTATAAGATTTATATCATGGCCACACACGGCTTACTGTCCGCTGATGCTCCACGCCTCATCGAGGAATCCGCCATTGATGAG GTGGTGGTGACCAACACAGTCCCCCATGAAGTGCAGAAGCTACAGTGTCCCAAAATCAAGACTGTGGATGTCAGCATGATATTGGCTGAGGCCATCCGCCGCATCCATAATGGAGAGTCCATGGCCTACTTGTTCCGCAACATCACCGTGGACGACTAA
- the prpsap2 gene encoding phosphoribosyl pyrophosphate synthase-associated protein 2 isoform X1 — translation MNVAKSGYRVFSANSSVACTELAKKITERLGVELGKSVVFQESNRETRVDVKESVRGQTIFIIQTIPRDVNTAIMELLVMAYALKTSCAKNIIGVIPYFPYSKQCKMRKRGSIVSKLLASMLAKAGLTHIITMDLHQKEIQGFFSFPVDNLRASPFLIQFIQEEIPDYRNAIIVAKSPSAAKRAQSYAERLRLGLAVIHGEAQCSESDMADGRHSPPCVRNTTGHTGLELPSGKQQAPFPGIELPIMMAKEKPPITVVGDVGGRIAIIVDDIIDDVGDFVAAAEILKERGAYKIYIMATHGLLSADAPRLIEESAIDEVVVTNTVPHEVQKLQCPKIKTVDVSMILAEAIRRIHNGESMAYLFRNITVDD, via the exons ATGAATGTTGCTAAAAGTGGTTATCGCGTCTTTTCGGCGAACTCCTCCGTAGCATGCACAGAGTTGGCCAAGAAGATAACAGA ACGGCTGGGAGTTGAACTGGGGAAGTCGGTGGTCTTTCAGGAATCTAACAGAG AAACTAGAGTGGATGTGAAAGAGTCAGTTCGTGGGCAAACTATCTTCATCATTCAGACCATACCGCG AGATGTTAACACTGCCATCATGGAGCTGCTGGTTATGGCCTATGCCCTCAAGACATCTTGTGCAAAGAACATCATTGGAGTTATTCCTTACTTCCCCTACAGCAAACAGTGCAAGATGAGAAAGAGGGGTTCAATAGTGAGCAAGTTGTTAGCTTCAATGTTGGCAAAAGCAG GATTAACACACATCATCACCATGGACTTGCATCAGAAGGAGATCCAGGGCTTCTTCAGCTTCCCAGTGGACAACTTGCGTGCCTCCCCTTTCTTGATTCAGTTTATCCAAGAAGAG ATTCCTGATTACAGAAATGCCATCATTGTGGCAAAGTCCCCATCAGCAGCTAAAAG GGCTCAGTCCTATGCGGAACGCCTGCGTTTGGGTCTGGCTGTGATTCACGGCGAGGCTCAGTGTTCAGAGTCCGACATGGCTGATGGACGACACTCCCCACCATGTGTACGCAACACCACAGGACACACAGGACTGGAGCTTCCTT CAGGCAAACAACAAGCTCCGTTCCCTGGCATAGAGCTCCCAA TAATGATGGCTAAGGAGAAACCTCCCATAACTGTAGTCGGAGACGTGGGAGGGAGAATTGCCATCATTGTG GATGACATTATAGATGATGTGGGAGACTTTGTTGCAGCTGCTGAGATcctgaaagagagaggagcGTATAAGATTTATATCATGGCCACACACGGCTTACTGTCCGCTGATGCTCCACGCCTCATCGAGGAATCCGCCATTGATGAG GTGGTGGTGACCAACACAGTCCCCCATGAAGTGCAGAAGCTACAGTGTCCCAAAATCAAGACTGTGGATGTCAGCATGATATTGGCTGAGGCCATCCGCCGCATCCATAATGGAGAGTCCATGGCCTACTTGTTCCGCAACATCACCGTGGACGACTAA